The window AAAGAAAACGGCGCAAAAAAATGACAGGGAAAACCTGCCGATGAACGCGGATTCTACCCCGGGGGTGCCCCCTGCTGTGCACAACGTCACAAGCCGTGAAAAATTCAGGGTCTCCGCTGACGCGCCTGAATGCAGTCTGCCCATATCCGTCTTGTGGACTTGACAGGATCAACTGTCAGCTGGAACAAGGCTTAAGGCCTAAAATCGGGTTTTTTCCTCCGGAACACCCCATGCCCAAGGCCGCCCCCACCGACCCCGCAGACGCACTGGCAGCCCCGCTGCCCGCCACGTACGAAGCGGCTTTGGCGGAGCTGGAGTCGCTGGTGGGCCAGCTCGAATCGGGCCAAATGCCTTTGGACCAGCTCTTGACGGGCTACCAACGCGGCGCGGCTTTGCTGGCGTTTTGCCGCGACAAGCTCAAGGTGGTGGAAGACCAGATCCAGGTGCTGGACGGCGGGCAACTCAAACCCTGGAGCGGTGCATGAGTGTGGATTTGAAAACCTGGATGCAGCCGCATCTGGATCGGGTGGAGCAGGCTTTGTCGGCTGGTATCGCGGCCGAATCACCCGCCGCCTTGGGTCAGGCCATGCGCTACGCCGTGCTGGACGGCGGCAAGCGACTGCGCCCCTTGTTGGTGCTGGCCACCGCCGAAGCGGTGGGCCACGAGGCCAGCAGCGCGGCAGCGATCAACGCGGCTTGTGCCATCGAGCTGATCCACGCTTATTCGCTGGTACACGACGACATGCCCTGCATGGACAACGACGTCCTCAGGCGCGGTAAACCCACGGTGCATGTGCAGTTTGGCGAAGCCCAGGCCCTGCTGGCGGGTGACGCCTTGCAAACCTTGGCGTTTGAATTTTTAACGCCGCCCCATGGCGGCGTGCCAGCCGCGGTGCAAGCGGCTTGTGTGGGCTTGCTGGCGCGTGCTTCGGGTTACCAAGGCATGGCCGGAGGCCAGGCGATTGATTTGGCCAGCGTTGGACACAAGCTCACAGAAGACCAACTGCGGCAGATGCACCGCCTCAAAACCGGGGCGTTGTTGCTGTGCAGCGTGCAGATGGGTGCGGCCTGTGTGCCCGGCGTGTCTGCTCCTGTTCAAGCGGCGCTCCAGCGCTTTGGTGAAGCTTTGGGCCTGGCCTTTCAGGTGGTGGACGATGTCCTGGATGTGACGGCCGATTCGGCCACGCTGGGCAAGACTGCAGGCAAAGATGAAGCTGCCGACAAGCCCACTTATGTGGCACTGATGGGGCTGGACGCAGCCAAAGCCTATGCCGATGCGCTGGCCGCTCAGGCGATGCAGGCCTTGGCCGATACCGGATTGCCGGATGACCGTTTGGCCGCTCTGCGTGCACTGACCGCCATGGTGGTAGAAAGAAACAACTGACATGACCGATTTGCTCAAGACCATCGACTCCCCGGCCGATCTGCGCCGCCTGCAGCGCACTGATTTGCCCCAGTTGGCCGACGAGTTGCGCCACTGCGTGCTCGACAACGTCTCCAAAACTGGCGGGCACCTGAGCTCCAACCTGGGCACGGTGGAATTGACGGTGGCTTTGCACTACGTCTTCAACACACCGGAAGACCGCATCGTTTGGGACGTGGGCCACCAGACTTACCCCCACAAAATCCTCACGGGTCGGCGCGACCGCATGCCCTCGCTGCGTCAATTCGGCGGCCTGTCGGGTTTTCCGCGCCGCGACGAGAGCGAATACGACACCTTTGGCACCGCGCACTCGTCCACCAGCATTTCGGCCGCTTTGGGCATGGCCGTGGCAGCTCGCCAAAAAGGCGAGTCGCGCCACTCGATCGCCGTGATCGGCGACGGTGCCATGACGGCCGGTATGGCTTTTGAAGCCCTGAATAATGCAGGCGTTGAAGAGTGCAAGCTGCTGGTGATCCTGAACGACAACGACATGTCGATCAGCCCACCCGTGGGGGCGCTCAACCGCTATTTGGCCCAGCTCATGAGCGGGCGTTTTTATTCGGCGGCCAAGGCCGGGGCCAAGAACGTGTTGAAAAATGCACCGCCGCTGTTTGAGCTGGCCAAGCGCCTGGAAGAACACGCCAAAGGCATGGTGGTGCCCGCCACGCTGTTCGAGAAGTTCGGCTTCAACTACATTGGCCCGATCGACGGGCACGACCTCGAGTCGCTCATCCCGACGCTGGAGAACATCAAGCATCTGGACGGCCCGCAGTTTTTGCATGTGGTCACCAAAAAAGGCCAGGGCTATGACAAGGCCGAAGCCGACCCGGTGGCCTACCACGGCCCCGGCAAGTTCGACCCGAGCGTGGGCCTGGTGCCCGCGGCCACCCCTGCCAAAACCACCTTCACCCAGGTGTTTGGCCAGTGGCTGTGCGACATGGCCGAAAAGGACATGCGCCTGGTGGGCATCACCCCCGCCATGCGCGAGGGCTCGGGCATGGTGGCTTTCCACCAGCGGTTCCCTAAGCGCTATTACGACGTGGGCATTGCCGAGCAGCACGCTGTGACTTTTGCTGCGGGCATGGCTTGTGAAGGCCTGAAACCCGTTGTGGCCATTTACTCCACCTTCTTGCAGCGCGGCTACGACCAGCTGATCCACGATGTGGCGCTGCAAAACCTGCCTGTCGTGTTCGCCTTGGACCGCGCGGGTTTGGTGGGCGCCGACGGGGCCACCCACGCGGGGGCCTACGACATTGCCTACATCCGCTGCATCCCCAACATGAGCCTGGCTTGCCCGGCTGACGAGCGCGAGTGCCGCCAACTGCTCAGCACCGCTTACGCCCAAAACCACCCGGTGGCCGTGCGTTACCCGCGCGGTGCAGGCGTGGGCACCGAGCCCGGGCGTGATCTGGACACCTTGCCTTTTGGCAAAGGCGAAGTGCGCCGCCAAGGCGAAAAATTGGCGATCTTGGCCTTTGGCACTTTGCTGGCTCCGGCCCTGCAGGCCGCTGAAAAGCTCAACGCCACGGTGGTCAACATGCGTTGGGTCAAACCCCTCGATGTGGACTTACTTGCGCAGATCGCCCAAAGCCACGAGCGTTTGGTGACGGTGGAAGAGGGTTGCGTCATGGGCGGTGCGGGCAGCGCGGTGGGTGAGGTCCTGCAGCAGTTGAACCTGCAGCGCTCCGTGCTTCACCTGGGCCTGCCCGACGAGTTCATCGAACACGGCGACCCTGCCAAGTTGTTGGCGCTGCAAGGCTTGGATGCGGCGGGCATGGAGGCGACCATCCGTCAGCGCTGGCCTGATTGAATGGAATTCAAGCAGGCTTGAAAATCTTTCAATTTTTGGCCTTGCTTCAACTTTGTTGAATTTCATTCACAAAAAAAGGGTAAACCCCTGTCTTTTTGGTTGTTGCAGCTTCCTACAATAAGATTCGGTTTCTGAATCCCACCCGGATGTCTCGGGTAGTCTTTCATCTTTTCAATAGGAGTCCGTTCATGGATCGTCGTTCCGTCATCAAGAACACTGGTTTGGCTGGTGTGCTGGCCGCTGGTGCTGCGCCTGCTTTGGTTCAAGCCCAAGCAAATTTGCGCTGGCGCCTGACTTCCGGTTTCCCCAAGGCCTTGGATACCATCTATGGCGCTGCTGAAACCTTTTCCAAGAAAGTCAAGGAATTGACTGGCGGAAAATTCGAAATTTCTGTGCACGCCGCTGGTGAACTGGTTCCCATGCCCGGCATCGTGGATGCGGTGAAAAACGGCACCGTGGAAATGGCCCACACCGCGCCTTACTACTATTTTGGCAAAGACGAAACATTCGCACTGGGCTGCGCGATCCCCTTCGGCTTGAACAGCCGCCAAATGTCGGCTTGGATGTATGACGGCAATGGCTTGAAGCTGATGCGCGAGTTCTACAAGCAGTACGACATCATGAGCTTCCCCATGGGCAACACAGGCGCTCAGATGGGCGGCTGGTTCCGCAAGGAAATCAAGACCGTCAACGATTACAAAGGCTTGAAATTCCGCGTGGGCGGCTTTGCTGGCAAAGTGATTGAGCGTTTGGGTGGTGTTCCCCAGAACATTCCTGGCGGCGAAATTTACCAAGCCCTGGAAAAAGGCACGATCGATGCCGCCGAGTGGGTGGGTCCATACGACGACCAGAAGCTGGGCTTCTTCAAAGTGGCGCCTTTCTACCACTACCCAGGCTGGTGGGAAGGTGGTCCTCAGCTTGACCTGTACATCAACCAAAAGGCCTATGACAGCCTTTCGTCTGAGTACAAGGCGATTGTCGAGTGC is drawn from Limnohabitans sp. 63ED37-2 and contains these coding sequences:
- a CDS encoding exodeoxyribonuclease VII small subunit, with amino-acid sequence MPKAAPTDPADALAAPLPATYEAALAELESLVGQLESGQMPLDQLLTGYQRGAALLAFCRDKLKVVEDQIQVLDGGQLKPWSGA
- a CDS encoding polyprenyl synthetase family protein, whose amino-acid sequence is MSVDLKTWMQPHLDRVEQALSAGIAAESPAALGQAMRYAVLDGGKRLRPLLVLATAEAVGHEASSAAAINAACAIELIHAYSLVHDDMPCMDNDVLRRGKPTVHVQFGEAQALLAGDALQTLAFEFLTPPHGGVPAAVQAACVGLLARASGYQGMAGGQAIDLASVGHKLTEDQLRQMHRLKTGALLLCSVQMGAACVPGVSAPVQAALQRFGEALGLAFQVVDDVLDVTADSATLGKTAGKDEAADKPTYVALMGLDAAKAYADALAAQAMQALADTGLPDDRLAALRALTAMVVERNN
- the dxs gene encoding 1-deoxy-D-xylulose-5-phosphate synthase, which encodes MTDLLKTIDSPADLRRLQRTDLPQLADELRHCVLDNVSKTGGHLSSNLGTVELTVALHYVFNTPEDRIVWDVGHQTYPHKILTGRRDRMPSLRQFGGLSGFPRRDESEYDTFGTAHSSTSISAALGMAVAARQKGESRHSIAVIGDGAMTAGMAFEALNNAGVEECKLLVILNDNDMSISPPVGALNRYLAQLMSGRFYSAAKAGAKNVLKNAPPLFELAKRLEEHAKGMVVPATLFEKFGFNYIGPIDGHDLESLIPTLENIKHLDGPQFLHVVTKKGQGYDKAEADPVAYHGPGKFDPSVGLVPAATPAKTTFTQVFGQWLCDMAEKDMRLVGITPAMREGSGMVAFHQRFPKRYYDVGIAEQHAVTFAAGMACEGLKPVVAIYSTFLQRGYDQLIHDVALQNLPVVFALDRAGLVGADGATHAGAYDIAYIRCIPNMSLACPADERECRQLLSTAYAQNHPVAVRYPRGAGVGTEPGRDLDTLPFGKGEVRRQGEKLAILAFGTLLAPALQAAEKLNATVVNMRWVKPLDVDLLAQIAQSHERLVTVEEGCVMGGAGSAVGEVLQQLNLQRSVLHLGLPDEFIEHGDPAKLLALQGLDAAGMEATIRQRWPD
- a CDS encoding TRAP transporter substrate-binding protein, translated to MDRRSVIKNTGLAGVLAAGAAPALVQAQANLRWRLTSGFPKALDTIYGAAETFSKKVKELTGGKFEISVHAAGELVPMPGIVDAVKNGTVEMAHTAPYYYFGKDETFALGCAIPFGLNSRQMSAWMYDGNGLKLMREFYKQYDIMSFPMGNTGAQMGGWFRKEIKTVNDYKGLKFRVGGFAGKVIERLGGVPQNIPGGEIYQALEKGTIDAAEWVGPYDDQKLGFFKVAPFYHYPGWWEGGPQLDLYINQKAYDSLSSEYKAIVECAAAYAHTEMQAKYDARNPGALKQLVANKTKLVAFPKPVMDAAFKESMALYSELSAKNPNWKKIYDDYSKFRAESNLWFRFTEARFDSFMQGAKL